In Solanum stenotomum isolate F172 chromosome 6, ASM1918654v1, whole genome shotgun sequence, one DNA window encodes the following:
- the LOC125868213 gene encoding uncharacterized protein LOC125868213, producing MAAWTAAARQASALSRLSASKSVNSTSQGALLIQRRGLSGGGDHHGPPKVDFWKDPMSPSKWKEEHFVIVSLTGWGLAFYGGYKLFTGGKKEKKEEK from the exons ATGGCGGCGTGGACAGCGGCGGCGCGTCAAGCTTCAGCCCTCTCTCGACTCTCGGCTTCCAAATCAGTGAATTCAACCAGCCAAGGCGCACTCCTCATCCAGCGGCGCGGTCTATCCGGCGGTGGTG ACCATCATGGTCCTCCAAAGGTGGACTTTTGGAAGGATCCAATGAGCCCATCAAAATGGAAAGAAGAGCAT TTTGTGATAGTCTCTCTTACTGGTTGGGGTTTGGCCTTCTATGGAGGTTATAAGCTCTTCACAGGaggaaagaaagagaagaaggaaGAG AAATGA